A window of Synechococcus sp. MEDNS5 contains these coding sequences:
- a CDS encoding triacylglycerol lipase: protein MRPVDPHQPVVILGGFLITEEAYQPMAEAIRKSGAADVLVVPVSRLDWLLTSWGFGWRRVLDRVAAAVEQQQNMSTSGQVTLVGHSSGGVMLRLYLSDEDFQGRRYGGSDRCNRLVTLGSPHQAIRATPLRAMVDRRYPGCHHPEVDYVAVAGELDLSAAMASAFSRRSAAGSYRSITGDASVSGDGLVPVSSALLKDARHQVLAATAHGGLFGSLWYGSPERVHAWWQFVQS, encoded by the coding sequence ATGCGACCCGTCGACCCCCATCAGCCGGTGGTGATTCTTGGTGGATTTCTGATTACCGAGGAGGCGTATCAGCCGATGGCCGAAGCCATCAGGAAATCCGGTGCTGCGGACGTGTTGGTCGTTCCGGTCAGCCGCCTCGACTGGTTGCTCACCAGCTGGGGATTCGGCTGGCGGCGCGTGCTCGATCGCGTGGCAGCAGCGGTGGAGCAGCAGCAGAACATGTCAACTAGCGGGCAGGTCACCTTGGTCGGCCACAGCTCCGGGGGGGTGATGCTGCGCCTGTATCTCAGTGATGAGGATTTCCAGGGGCGTCGGTACGGCGGCTCTGATCGCTGCAACCGCCTGGTCACACTCGGCAGTCCCCATCAGGCCATCCGAGCGACCCCCCTGCGCGCCATGGTGGATCGCCGCTACCCGGGTTGCCATCATCCGGAAGTGGATTACGTGGCTGTTGCCGGCGAGCTTGATCTCAGTGCTGCCATGGCATCCGCGTTCAGTCGGCGCAGCGCTGCTGGCAGCTACAGGAGCATTACGGGCGACGCGTCGGTGTCAGGGGATGGTCTTGTGCCCGTTTCGTCAGCCCTCTTAAAGGATGCCCGTCATCAGGTTCTCGCTGCCACCGCCCACGGCGGTTTATTCGGTTCGCTCTGGTATGGAAGCCCTGAGCGTGTTCACGCTTGGTGGCAGTTCGTTCAAAGCTGA
- a CDS encoding DUF1543 domain-containing protein: MTDQPTLFLVVLGGRTATCHVELHDVRWVVGSCIEDTIPSLRREWFGLQKGLHVDSYKAITQVDGFAIHLMPSAVDQAEFSERDEAGPVNRLWFVNLGGYMRESLQEQHHFGLVVAGSQQAAKARAKARWLRNSLQLHKDDLHSINCVGDVDDCLPIDGLDGWRITLRKQPSALEMDLSPDWFGYWRIDGRRLKPRPDALT; this comes from the coding sequence ATGACCGATCAACCGACTTTGTTTCTTGTCGTCCTCGGAGGACGTACAGCCACGTGCCACGTGGAACTCCACGATGTGCGCTGGGTGGTGGGGTCTTGCATCGAAGACACCATTCCATCGCTGAGACGCGAATGGTTCGGCTTGCAGAAGGGACTGCATGTGGACAGCTACAAGGCCATCACCCAGGTGGATGGCTTCGCGATCCATCTGATGCCATCAGCCGTGGACCAGGCGGAGTTCTCTGAGCGTGATGAGGCTGGCCCGGTGAATCGCTTGTGGTTTGTCAATCTCGGTGGCTATATGCGGGAATCGCTTCAGGAACAGCATCATTTCGGCCTTGTGGTGGCAGGCTCACAGCAGGCGGCCAAGGCCCGGGCCAAAGCCCGTTGGTTGAGGAACTCACTGCAGCTTCACAAGGATGATCTGCACAGCATCAATTGCGTTGGTGACGTCGATGATTGCTTGCCGATCGATGGCCTTGATGGTTGGCGCATCACGTTGCGGAAGCAGCCCTCTGCCCTGGAGATGGATCTGAGTCCCGACTGGTTCGGCTACTGGCGCATTGATGGCCGAAGACTGAAACCAAGACCGGACGCACTCACTTGA